In the Chroococcidiopsis sp. SAG 2025 genome, one interval contains:
- a CDS encoding MAPEG family protein: MYSVMRTVDMTLPLWGLVIFIVWTIAVVVSLLVVRIRHLSAGGSVKDFATPNDESLLWRLYRVQANLVENLPLYLGVLFLLTVRGVSGTVVDSLVVAYIGFRLAHSLIHIAGLNPLYRVFCLGSQFVCLVALIALAVF, encoded by the coding sequence ATGTATTCAGTCATGCGTACTGTGGATATGACCTTGCCCCTCTGGGGTTTAGTAATTTTCATCGTATGGACGATCGCTGTCGTTGTCTCTTTGCTTGTCGTGAGAATTCGACATCTTTCTGCTGGTGGCTCTGTCAAAGATTTCGCCACACCAAACGATGAAAGCTTGCTTTGGCGGTTATATCGCGTCCAAGCTAACTTGGTGGAGAACCTACCTTTATATTTAGGAGTTCTGTTTCTGCTAACAGTTCGAGGCGTATCTGGAACAGTGGTGGATTCACTTGTTGTCGCGTACATCGGATTTCGGCTAGCACACTCACTGATTCACATAGCTGGCTTAAATCCGTTGTATCGAGTTTTCTGTTTAGGCAGTCAGTTTGTTTGCTTGGTTGCCTTAATTGCATTAGCAGTTTTCTAA